Genomic window (Acidobacteriota bacterium):
GACCCGCATGTGGTTCTCCCGGGTTTCGCTCTCGTCGACGCCGCGCTCACCACGAAGTCGAAGCATGCCGTTCTCGATCTGGATATCGACCTCGTCTGCCGTGACGCCCGGGAGGTCGACACGTAGCACATAGCGGTTTGGCTCTTCGTGGAGGTCCACCGGAGGATGCCAGCCCGCAGCGATGCCGTCGCCGCTTCCGTCCG
Coding sequences:
- a CDS encoding Hsp20/alpha crystallin family protein, with product MAIQRWDPVRDLVELQNRLNRMFEDVLSRSDGSGDGIAAGWHPPVDLHEEPNRYVLRVDLPGVTADEVDIQIENGMLRLRGERGVDESETRENHMRV